DNA sequence from the Plodia interpunctella isolate USDA-ARS_2022_Savannah chromosome 12, ilPloInte3.2, whole genome shotgun sequence genome:
GCAAAGAAGATTATCGATGATACTATTGCGAAATTTGGTAAATTAGATATACTTGTGAATAACGCTGGAATTGCTGATGTTGCAACTGTTGTGAGTGAAAATGCTATGGAGGTGTTCGATAGAATTATGAACACTAATTTGCGTGCTGTAGTATACCTTACAAACTTGGCAGCGAATCATCTTATTCAGACTAAAGGCAATATAGTCAATATTTCTAGTGTCGCTGGTCGAGCAGTTTTAGACGGACTTTCAGCATATATGACTTCAAAGGCAGGGCTTGACCATTACAGCCGTGGAGCAGCTAAAGAATTTGCAAAATTTGGGGTAAGAGTGAATGTGATTAGTCCCGGACCTGTAATAACTGATATACAGCAAACTTTACCAGCGGATTTCGAGCCTGAGACGAGACCCATGCCACTTGAAAGATTTAGCGAGGCTGAAGAAATTGccgatttaattttattcctgtCCGGTGATAAAGCTGTTGGTATTACTGGATCCAATTTTGTGTCTGATAATGGAATGTTGTTATAATGAGACGATGAGTACATGATTTGCAAAATGAAATACCTATAATTGTGCAATACagttgtgtaatattttttttttatttttagacgtTGTTGTCACAAATCTTGTAAGTGTTTTTACCTGCTAAAGTTATTTCTTTCGGAGAAgttgtttttaattcaattacttAACggaaagtacttattttttattttatttattggttatGACAATATTATCTGTATCTAACTC
Encoded proteins:
- the LOC128674152 gene encoding 3-oxoacyl-[acyl-carrier-protein] reductase-like, with the translated sequence MSFKNKVVIVTGASSGIGAATAIAYAKEDADVVLVGRNETKLAKTEAKCVENGKSPFVIKADVSKPDEAKKIIDDTIAKFGKLDILVNNAGIADVATVVSENAMEVFDRIMNTNLRAVVYLTNLAANHLIQTKGNIVNISSVAGRAVLDGLSAYMTSKAGLDHYSRGAAKEFAKFGVRVNVISPGPVITDIQQTLPADFEPETRPMPLERFSEAEEIADLILFLSGDKAVGITGSNFVSDNGMLL